Proteins encoded together in one Planctopirus ephydatiae window:
- a CDS encoding (5-formylfuran-3-yl)methyl phosphate synthase, producing the protein MSVRNAEEARLVVNTGVTVLDVKDPARGALGRADESVWREILAVAGKQRVEPVVSEKSSGSVIRVDSGLVVSLALGELLEVEPCAIPEGVDVLKVGLAQCGRQQCSGQQGSDEAWIRKWLQFREQTEALSKRSFRWMAVAYFDSSAQAPDLEEVKRFAIQQQLAGVLIDSYQKAGQTMTDVYSWERLSSCRDELVAVGMLLAIAGQIRVEMLPILKRLEPHLMAVRSAVCELGDRNRSVSPEALEQFCAELSQPLDVMTQE; encoded by the coding sequence GTGAGTGTCCGGAATGCCGAAGAGGCCAGGCTGGTCGTCAATACCGGTGTCACTGTTCTGGATGTTAAAGACCCTGCCCGGGGCGCCCTGGGCAGGGCCGATGAATCTGTCTGGAGAGAAATTCTGGCTGTGGCCGGAAAGCAACGGGTTGAGCCTGTGGTCTCAGAAAAGTCCTCAGGTAGTGTGATTCGTGTCGATTCTGGTCTGGTGGTGTCACTCGCACTCGGTGAACTTTTAGAAGTTGAACCATGTGCGATTCCTGAAGGAGTTGATGTCTTAAAAGTGGGGTTAGCTCAGTGTGGACGCCAACAGTGTTCAGGCCAACAGGGAAGCGACGAGGCCTGGATTCGAAAATGGCTCCAGTTCCGAGAGCAAACGGAAGCTTTGTCAAAACGCAGTTTCCGATGGATGGCAGTCGCCTATTTTGACTCTTCGGCACAGGCCCCCGATCTGGAAGAAGTCAAGAGATTTGCCATCCAGCAGCAGTTGGCCGGTGTGCTGATTGACAGTTATCAAAAAGCGGGTCAAACGATGACCGACGTTTACAGTTGGGAAAGATTGAGTTCTTGTCGGGATGAACTGGTCGCTGTTGGGATGCTGCTCGCCATTGCTGGCCAGATTCGAGTAGAAATGCTTCCCATTCTAAAACGACTTGAGCCGCATTTGATGGCTGTGCGATCAGCAGTTTGTGAATTGGGGGATCGAAATCGGAGCGTAAGTCCCGAGGCTCTGGAACAGTTTTGTGCGGAGTTGTCGCAGCCGCTGGATGTTATGACGCAGGAATAG
- a CDS encoding 5-formyltetrahydrofolate cyclo-ligase: protein MSSENFHKSIITQKEELRQSVRSARVALTDRAERSQRILDQLQSSEPWRKCRAPLVYLSGGSEVITWPLVEKVLKEHEQTAGCKRKLIVPWCDGEELRLFWLQSLDELSAGSFGIREPRAEMRSQPDRCGNPAEIDLVVLPGLAFDEQGRRLGQGRGYFDRLLMEMNPQTIKVGLAFEVQMVEEVPVEKHDLPVDLVITESRMIWRDVTSGS, encoded by the coding sequence ATGTCCTCTGAGAATTTCCATAAGAGCATTATCACTCAAAAAGAAGAGCTTCGCCAAAGTGTACGGTCGGCCCGTGTGGCTTTGACAGATCGCGCTGAGCGAAGCCAACGGATTCTCGATCAACTGCAAAGTTCAGAACCATGGCGGAAGTGCCGGGCACCTCTGGTTTACCTCTCCGGTGGCAGCGAAGTTATCACGTGGCCGCTTGTCGAAAAAGTGCTGAAGGAGCATGAACAGACCGCTGGATGCAAAAGGAAGTTGATCGTCCCGTGGTGTGACGGCGAAGAATTGCGGCTGTTCTGGCTGCAGAGTCTCGATGAGTTATCAGCGGGCTCTTTTGGGATTCGCGAGCCACGCGCTGAAATGAGATCTCAGCCGGATCGCTGTGGAAATCCGGCCGAGATCGATCTGGTGGTCTTGCCGGGATTGGCTTTCGATGAGCAGGGGCGAAGACTGGGTCAGGGACGCGGCTATTTTGATCGATTGCTGATGGAGATGAATCCCCAGACGATTAAAGTGGGCCTGGCTTTTGAGGTTCAAATGGTCGAGGAAGTTCCTGTCGAAAAACATGATCTGCCAGTCGATCTGGTGATTACTGAAAGCCGAATGATCTGGAGAGATGTCACGTCGGGAAGTTGA
- the tsaB gene encoding tRNA (adenosine(37)-N6)-threonylcarbamoyltransferase complex dimerization subunit type 1 TsaB, which translates to MSCQLPLILGIETSGREGSLALVRGEDIVADRQLETKGRRHAQTLVAELAQMCREAQVQPHEITAVSVSIGPGSFTGLRVGCTVAKTFCYTTGAKLLAVDSLLASATASGGEHRQVWAIEDAQRGELFVGHYQRSSIGFLRSDAIQIVKSREWLAGLTTTDVLIGPGLSRIVELSTAAQRIEASIAAPPATTIARLAQKLYDQAQFSDPWTLEPFYARLSAAEEKAAKG; encoded by the coding sequence GTGAGCTGTCAACTGCCTCTGATTCTGGGGATCGAGACCTCAGGCCGTGAAGGTTCGCTGGCACTTGTCCGAGGGGAGGATATTGTCGCTGACCGTCAACTCGAAACGAAGGGGCGCAGGCATGCGCAAACACTCGTGGCTGAGCTGGCACAGATGTGCCGTGAGGCTCAAGTGCAACCTCACGAGATCACGGCTGTTAGCGTGAGTATTGGCCCCGGAAGTTTTACCGGGCTGAGAGTGGGTTGTACTGTGGCCAAGACATTTTGCTATACGACGGGAGCGAAACTGTTGGCGGTCGATAGTCTGCTGGCAAGCGCGACGGCCTCGGGTGGCGAACATCGTCAAGTCTGGGCGATTGAAGATGCCCAGCGTGGTGAATTGTTCGTGGGGCATTACCAGCGAAGTTCAATTGGTTTTTTGCGGAGTGATGCCATTCAGATCGTTAAGTCGCGGGAATGGCTCGCGGGCCTGACGACCACAGATGTGCTGATCGGCCCGGGATTGTCTCGAATTGTGGAGTTATCGACGGCAGCTCAGCGCATCGAAGCCAGTATAGCAGCCCCCCCCGCAACCACAATTGCCCGCCTGGCACAGAAACTCTATGACCAGGCACAGTTTTCAGATCCATGGACGCTCGAACCCTTCTACGCCAGGCTCAGTGCTGCGGAAGAAAAGGCGGCGAAAGGGTAA
- a CDS encoding trypsin-like peptidase domain-containing protein has product MIKWLITPAIYGVLCLTAVLSSASELRETPAVRAYKRASASVVNIHTEKSAQERDSVFASSRGRKINGMGTGIVIDERGYIVTNHHVVADVELIRATFEDGSDYDARVIGVDKEQDLAVIKVDGTKTFKVAPFGTSSDIYLAERVLAIGNAYGYRHTVTEGIVSALGRDVEVNETQSYRNLIQTDASINPGNSGGPLINMDGDVIGVNVAIRAGAQRIGFAIPIDDARKVVARLISVEQMGLGYHGAILRDLKTATQKLLIIENVLSDSPAQRAGLKAGDVVLKAGSLEVSDSVDFERSLLGRKPGDNLDLVVRRNDRDEKLNFALGQSNISLVQSQAFRPASAGINETEAQRFWQILGLKLAPIAADQKLLTGTRYRGGLRVVDVRPDSPAASNGITKGDILVGLHDWETLSVENVTWIVNKSNEIKLNPIKFYIVRGQETLFGHLQTASRQ; this is encoded by the coding sequence ATGATAAAGTGGCTTATCACGCCAGCGATTTACGGAGTTCTCTGCCTGACAGCAGTGCTGTCCAGTGCCTCGGAGCTTCGTGAAACCCCAGCCGTCCGGGCCTACAAAAGGGCATCGGCTTCCGTTGTGAACATTCACACTGAGAAGTCAGCTCAGGAACGGGATTCTGTCTTTGCTTCCAGCCGAGGTCGCAAGATCAACGGCATGGGCACCGGCATCGTCATTGACGAACGCGGGTACATCGTAACCAATCACCACGTTGTGGCTGATGTCGAGCTGATTCGTGCAACATTCGAAGATGGCAGCGATTACGATGCCCGCGTCATCGGCGTCGATAAGGAACAAGATCTGGCTGTCATCAAGGTGGATGGCACCAAGACGTTCAAAGTCGCTCCTTTCGGCACATCAAGCGATATCTACCTCGCTGAACGCGTACTGGCGATTGGTAACGCTTATGGTTATCGACACACTGTTACAGAAGGGATTGTCAGTGCTCTTGGCCGCGATGTGGAAGTCAATGAGACGCAATCATACCGCAATCTGATCCAGACAGACGCCAGTATCAATCCAGGCAACAGCGGTGGCCCGCTCATCAATATGGATGGTGACGTGATCGGTGTGAATGTCGCCATCCGGGCAGGGGCACAGCGAATTGGATTTGCAATTCCCATCGATGACGCTCGCAAGGTGGTGGCTCGCCTGATCTCTGTTGAGCAGATGGGTTTGGGTTATCACGGCGCGATTCTCAGAGATCTGAAAACGGCAACACAAAAGCTGTTGATTATTGAAAATGTGCTCTCTGATAGTCCTGCACAACGCGCCGGTTTGAAAGCTGGTGATGTGGTGCTCAAAGCCGGTTCACTGGAAGTGAGTGATTCTGTCGATTTCGAACGTTCGCTCCTGGGCCGCAAGCCTGGCGATAACCTGGATCTGGTGGTTCGTCGTAATGATCGAGATGAAAAACTGAATTTTGCTCTCGGGCAGTCCAATATCTCTCTCGTGCAGAGTCAGGCATTTCGGCCTGCATCCGCCGGAATCAATGAGACAGAAGCTCAGCGGTTCTGGCAGATTCTGGGTTTGAAACTGGCACCGATTGCTGCCGACCAGAAACTGCTGACCGGTACTCGTTACCGTGGTGGATTACGAGTGGTGGATGTCCGCCCAGACAGCCCTGCTGCTTCTAACGGGATCACCAAGGGCGATATCCTCGTGGGTCTGCACGATTGGGAAACACTCTCTGTCGAGAACGTGACCTGGATCGTCAATAAGTCGAATGAAATCAAGTTGAACCCGATCAAGTTCTACATTGTACGTGGACAGGAAACCTTGTTCGGCCACCTGCAGACAGCCAGCCGCCAGTAG
- a CDS encoding thiamine-phosphate kinase codes for MTLRPEFALIERIQKAAGGSSRVPLGIGDDAAGLACRDDRETLVATDMLLDGVHFVVEECGPYWAGRKALAVNLSDLAAMGGRCMASFVSIAIPRNWNAREADELMRGVLELAAKWDCPVAGGDTNSWDGRLVINVAVVGESIEATSIRRAGAQVGDVIVVSGALGGSIYGRHLMFEPRLDVALQLLKLARPNSMIDLSDGLSSDLWHILKASHVGAVLEQKLIPVHEDVRHHADVVNLSSQPAFAHALHDGEDFELLFTLSAAQWETLRQNWKLPIALTKIGMIVSEEACRIVSETGESKELVPGGYVHRFG; via the coding sequence ATGACTCTTCGACCAGAGTTTGCACTGATTGAGCGAATCCAGAAGGCCGCCGGGGGTTCATCTCGTGTGCCTCTGGGAATTGGTGATGATGCCGCGGGTTTGGCCTGTCGAGACGACCGAGAGACACTCGTCGCCACGGATATGCTCCTGGATGGTGTACACTTTGTCGTCGAGGAGTGCGGCCCGTATTGGGCAGGTCGGAAGGCTCTCGCTGTCAACTTGAGCGATCTTGCAGCTATGGGGGGGAGGTGCATGGCCTCGTTTGTTTCGATCGCCATCCCGCGAAATTGGAACGCCCGCGAAGCGGATGAATTAATGCGGGGCGTTCTGGAATTGGCCGCAAAATGGGATTGTCCTGTTGCTGGAGGAGATACGAACAGTTGGGATGGTCGCCTGGTGATCAATGTGGCGGTGGTGGGCGAATCGATTGAGGCGACATCGATTCGTCGAGCCGGTGCGCAGGTGGGTGACGTAATTGTCGTAAGCGGTGCTCTGGGAGGTTCGATCTATGGCAGGCATTTGATGTTCGAACCCCGATTGGATGTGGCTCTTCAACTGTTGAAGTTGGCCAGACCGAACTCAATGATCGATTTGAGTGATGGACTGTCTTCCGACTTGTGGCACATTCTTAAGGCCAGTCATGTGGGCGCTGTACTCGAACAGAAGCTGATTCCTGTCCATGAGGATGTCCGCCATCATGCAGACGTCGTGAACTTGAGTTCTCAACCGGCGTTCGCACATGCTCTTCATGATGGTGAAGATTTTGAACTCCTCTTCACGCTCTCCGCAGCTCAGTGGGAGACATTGCGGCAGAACTGGAAACTCCCCATCGCCCTCACAAAAATTGGTATGATTGTTTCCGAAGAGGCTTGCAGGATCGTCAGCGAGACGGGAGAGTCAAAAGAACTGGTTCCCGGTGGCTATGTCCATCGCTTTGGTTGA
- the typA gene encoding translational GTPase TypA codes for MKRRNDIRNVAIIAHVDHGKTTLVDSLIKFSGQFRESQLQQECILDSNDQERERGITILAKNIALTYGDTKINIIDTPGHADFGGEVERVLRMADGALVLVDSFEGPRPQTRFVLQKALEVGLQPLVVVNKIDRPDARPLDVLNETFDLFVELGADDATLDFPYVFASGRSGYASHDPATRSGDIRPLLDLIIERIPGPEVDEEAPLQYMVTSLTYSEFVGRIATGRISCGKIKTGQTISLMKADGSIKNEKVVALEVFDKLGRTPVQEATAGDIVAITGLSKPEIGDTVADPAFPKALPRISVDEPTISMVFTINSSPFAGAKEGGGKYLTTRHLRDRLDRELESNVALRVTEASDKEAFNVSGRGVLHLSVLIEQMRREGYELSVGKPQVIRKRIDGKIYEPFEILVVDVPQNEVGPVMEIVGNRRGEVTNMTTNSTGMSHLEFSIPARGLIGIRTRMLNATRGEAIIHHQFDCYKPIEGDVPRRANGVLVSQERGKVVAFALGKLQERSELFVAPGDEVYEGMIVGENSRDTDMVVNPIREKKLTNMRASGSDENIILKPPRRLSLEAALEYIEDDEYVEVTPSIIRLRKIRLTETERKQHSRGGVTE; via the coding sequence ATGAAGCGACGAAACGACATCCGCAACGTGGCCATTATTGCTCACGTTGACCATGGCAAAACCACTCTGGTGGACAGTTTGATCAAGTTCAGTGGCCAGTTCCGCGAGTCACAACTCCAGCAGGAATGTATTCTGGATTCTAATGACCAGGAACGCGAACGTGGCATTACCATCCTCGCAAAAAACATCGCCCTCACCTATGGCGATACCAAAATCAATATCATCGATACTCCCGGCCACGCCGACTTCGGTGGTGAAGTCGAACGCGTCCTGCGGATGGCCGATGGCGCCCTGGTACTCGTCGATTCGTTTGAAGGCCCACGCCCGCAAACTCGCTTCGTGCTGCAAAAAGCGCTGGAAGTCGGTCTTCAGCCACTCGTGGTCGTCAACAAAATTGACCGTCCCGATGCCCGTCCTCTCGACGTTTTAAACGAAACTTTTGATCTCTTCGTCGAATTGGGTGCCGACGACGCCACTCTCGACTTCCCTTATGTGTTTGCCAGTGGCCGCTCAGGTTATGCCTCTCACGATCCAGCCACACGCAGCGGCGATATCCGTCCACTTCTTGATCTGATCATTGAGCGAATTCCCGGGCCGGAAGTTGATGAAGAGGCTCCTCTGCAGTACATGGTCACTTCGCTGACTTACTCGGAATTCGTGGGCCGGATTGCGACGGGTCGTATTTCGTGTGGCAAGATCAAGACTGGACAGACGATTTCGCTCATGAAGGCTGACGGTTCGATCAAGAATGAAAAAGTCGTCGCCCTGGAAGTTTTCGACAAACTGGGACGCACTCCGGTTCAAGAAGCGACCGCTGGCGATATTGTCGCGATTACCGGGCTATCCAAGCCTGAAATTGGCGATACCGTCGCCGACCCGGCCTTTCCCAAAGCCTTGCCTCGAATCAGTGTCGATGAACCGACCATTTCGATGGTGTTCACGATTAACAGTTCACCCTTTGCTGGTGCTAAAGAAGGTGGCGGGAAGTATTTGACCACTCGCCACTTACGGGATCGACTGGATCGTGAACTTGAATCGAACGTGGCCCTGCGAGTGACAGAAGCCTCTGATAAAGAAGCCTTTAACGTCTCCGGTCGTGGTGTGCTCCACCTCTCCGTACTGATTGAGCAGATGCGACGCGAAGGCTACGAGCTCTCCGTGGGCAAGCCACAGGTCATTCGCAAAAGAATTGACGGCAAGATTTACGAACCATTCGAAATTCTTGTCGTCGATGTCCCTCAAAACGAAGTCGGCCCCGTGATGGAAATCGTGGGGAATCGCCGCGGCGAAGTCACCAATATGACCACCAACAGCACCGGTATGTCCCACCTGGAGTTCTCAATCCCGGCCCGTGGCCTGATTGGGATTCGAACCCGCATGCTTAATGCGACGCGTGGTGAAGCCATTATTCACCACCAGTTCGACTGCTATAAGCCGATCGAAGGCGATGTGCCTCGCCGGGCGAACGGTGTTCTGGTTTCTCAAGAGCGTGGGAAAGTGGTCGCCTTCGCCCTGGGTAAACTCCAGGAGCGATCGGAACTCTTCGTGGCCCCGGGCGATGAAGTCTATGAAGGGATGATCGTGGGGGAAAACTCACGAGATACCGACATGGTGGTCAACCCGATTCGTGAAAAGAAACTCACGAACATGCGCGCCTCGGGTTCCGATGAAAACATCATCCTCAAACCACCACGCCGCCTCTCTCTCGAAGCCGCGCTCGAGTACATCGAAGATGACGAGTACGTCGAAGTGACTCCCTCTATCATTCGTCTCCGCAAAATCCGCCTCACAGAAACCGAACGCAAGCAGCACTCGCGAGGCGGTGTGACGGAATAG
- a CDS encoding GNAT family N-acetyltransferase, translating into MIRKITPEDTPQLLTICESTGLFTTEDLPTLQLLFDDYHVAKSRLGHHALVCEHENKLIAVAYYLPRELTDRTWELLMIMVSASHQTKGIGSLMIDGCQEHIRSMGGRLLLIETSSTNDFEPVWQFYRKHGFSDVATVPDYYADSIGKVTFLKRL; encoded by the coding sequence ATGATTCGAAAGATCACACCTGAGGATACTCCCCAACTTCTAACGATTTGTGAAAGTACAGGGCTATTCACTACCGAGGATCTTCCGACGCTTCAACTCCTGTTCGACGATTACCACGTTGCGAAATCACGATTAGGGCATCATGCGCTGGTTTGTGAACACGAAAATAAACTCATCGCAGTGGCCTACTACTTACCCAGGGAATTGACTGATCGTACCTGGGAACTCCTGATGATTATGGTGAGTGCATCACATCAAACCAAGGGGATTGGCTCGCTTATGATCGATGGCTGCCAAGAGCACATCAGATCGATGGGCGGAAGGTTGCTTCTCATCGAAACCAGTTCTACCAACGACTTCGAACCAGTCTGGCAGTTTTATCGAAAGCACGGCTTTAGTGACGTAGCGACTGTTCCTGATTACTACGCTGACAGCATCGGAAAAGTCACATTTTTGAAACGATTATAA
- a CDS encoding tetratricopeptide repeat protein: MSRLEKLKQMLQETPQDSFLRYALALELVKAGETTSGLEALDSLIADDPDYVAAYFQKSQVLAEDEQKILAREACRAGIVAAKRVGDAHAAGEMTAFLETLED; this comes from the coding sequence ATGTCGCGTTTAGAGAAATTGAAGCAGATGTTGCAGGAAACTCCTCAAGATTCATTCCTGCGGTACGCGCTGGCTCTCGAGCTCGTCAAGGCGGGAGAAACGACATCTGGGCTGGAAGCGCTGGACAGCCTCATCGCTGATGATCCTGATTACGTCGCAGCTTACTTTCAAAAATCACAGGTTCTGGCCGAAGACGAGCAAAAAATTTTAGCCCGCGAAGCCTGCCGGGCAGGAATTGTGGCTGCTAAGCGTGTGGGAGATGCTCATGCCGCAGGTGAAATGACAGCTTTTCTGGAAACACTTGAAGATTGA
- a CDS encoding DEAD/DEAH box helicase: MSLSDQELLRRDQVLEQYYDTLGYTPYPVQEEALFAWFTSETGVLISAPTGTGKTLIAEGAIFEALKNQKTIYYTTPLIALTDQKFSEIQDAAERWGFSRDDVGLVTGNRKVNPDARVLVVVAEILLNRLLHPDAFDFANVFAVVMDEFHSFSDPERGIVWEFSLSLLPPHVRLMLLSATIGNANPFVTWLHRCHGRRLELVVGTERKVPLTFHWIGDQFVAEHLEFMAQGEGEARRTPALVFCFDRELCWSTAEELKGRSVLQGDQQKQLAARLKDVDFKHGVGPKLKQLLHRGVGVHHAGLLPKHRRLVEELFQEKLLSICVCTETLSAGINLPAKSVVMTCLLKGPPGKKKLIDASLAHQIFGRAGRPQFDKEGFVYALPHEDDVRIARWKEKYDQIPEDTKDPLLIKAKKALKKKMPTRNPAKQYWTDAQFEKLKTAPPRDLVSQGEFPIRLVAYLLKLSPDVDRIRVLVRKRLMDPGRLNACERDFEQMLVALHHAGFVELDPPPPVASDPSPPETTETTTEEIPEKLSWLSQHLQKSIDEKRAQQGKKSATELKRQDETEKSVYRPLLAKPTAAMDRMFAFRSIHPLYGVFLADQFEKADRIEWMLALESVLEFPKSLVRSVRIPPPRFLPPGRLAVEVLDPEIVARGILPAGDLYPEFDPSLPPEERKYAPTLPEKLLMLFQSDYPGISIPMTPVYVVADLEEFGFNFYKLIGGRDLAKQEGLVFKHLLRMVLLLEEFADCPPPHRDPQAWRDELLELATRISWSCEAVDPQSTEQALATNAARDVLQGETSDVPVVHEIELPPRPPGFGEANGEELPLVETTTVDSFGDGLEIDGEESA; encoded by the coding sequence ATGTCGTTGTCTGATCAGGAATTACTCCGAAGAGACCAGGTTCTCGAACAGTATTACGACACGCTTGGTTACACGCCTTATCCGGTTCAAGAGGAAGCGCTGTTCGCCTGGTTTACTTCTGAAACTGGTGTGCTGATTTCGGCTCCGACGGGGACCGGGAAAACGCTCATTGCTGAAGGGGCGATCTTTGAAGCCCTCAAGAACCAGAAAACGATCTATTACACGACACCTTTAATTGCGCTCACCGACCAGAAGTTTTCCGAGATTCAAGATGCCGCTGAACGCTGGGGTTTCTCGCGCGATGACGTGGGGCTGGTGACAGGCAACCGCAAGGTCAATCCTGATGCCCGTGTACTGGTGGTGGTGGCGGAGATTCTCCTCAATCGATTGCTGCACCCGGATGCTTTCGACTTTGCGAATGTCTTCGCCGTCGTGATGGATGAGTTTCACAGCTTTTCTGATCCTGAGCGAGGCATTGTCTGGGAGTTCTCGCTCTCCTTGCTGCCGCCGCATGTCCGGCTGATGCTCCTTTCTGCGACCATCGGGAATGCCAATCCATTTGTGACGTGGCTGCATCGCTGCCATGGGCGAAGACTGGAACTTGTGGTGGGGACGGAGCGAAAGGTTCCACTGACGTTTCACTGGATTGGTGATCAGTTCGTTGCCGAACATCTGGAGTTTATGGCTCAGGGGGAAGGGGAAGCTCGCAGGACACCGGCGCTGGTCTTCTGTTTTGATCGGGAATTGTGCTGGAGCACCGCCGAAGAGTTGAAGGGGCGATCTGTCCTTCAGGGTGATCAGCAGAAGCAACTCGCCGCTCGATTGAAAGATGTCGATTTCAAACATGGCGTGGGGCCGAAGCTGAAGCAGCTTTTGCATCGCGGAGTGGGCGTCCACCACGCAGGATTATTGCCTAAGCATCGGCGGCTGGTCGAGGAACTGTTTCAGGAGAAGCTGCTGTCGATCTGTGTTTGCACCGAAACACTTTCCGCAGGCATCAACCTGCCCGCAAAATCGGTCGTCATGACCTGCCTCTTGAAAGGGCCACCCGGCAAAAAGAAACTGATCGACGCGAGCCTGGCGCATCAGATTTTTGGGCGCGCGGGGCGGCCTCAATTTGATAAAGAGGGATTTGTTTACGCCTTACCCCACGAGGATGATGTGCGGATTGCCCGCTGGAAGGAGAAGTACGACCAGATACCAGAAGATACGAAAGATCCTCTGCTGATTAAGGCGAAAAAAGCACTCAAAAAGAAGATGCCCACGCGGAATCCTGCCAAACAGTATTGGACCGATGCACAATTCGAGAAATTGAAAACGGCTCCACCCAGAGATCTGGTGAGTCAGGGTGAGTTTCCCATTCGGCTGGTGGCGTATCTGCTCAAACTCTCGCCTGATGTGGATCGAATTCGCGTCCTCGTGCGGAAGCGATTGATGGATCCTGGTCGGCTCAATGCCTGCGAACGAGACTTTGAGCAGATGCTGGTGGCTCTGCATCATGCTGGGTTTGTGGAACTTGATCCTCCACCACCGGTCGCCAGCGACCCCTCACCGCCAGAAACGACTGAGACGACAACTGAAGAGATTCCTGAGAAGTTGAGCTGGCTGTCGCAGCATCTGCAGAAATCGATTGATGAGAAGCGTGCCCAGCAGGGGAAGAAATCGGCGACAGAACTGAAACGGCAGGATGAAACCGAAAAGAGCGTCTATCGACCACTTCTTGCAAAACCGACGGCGGCTATGGATCGCATGTTTGCCTTTCGCAGCATTCATCCGCTCTATGGAGTGTTTCTCGCGGATCAGTTCGAAAAGGCTGATCGCATCGAATGGATGCTGGCGCTGGAAAGTGTTCTGGAGTTCCCCAAATCGTTGGTGAGATCTGTCCGCATTCCGCCACCCCGATTTTTACCGCCGGGACGATTGGCTGTGGAGGTTCTTGATCCGGAGATTGTCGCCCGAGGGATTTTGCCTGCCGGAGACTTGTATCCCGAGTTTGATCCCTCATTACCACCGGAAGAGCGAAAGTATGCACCTACGTTGCCTGAGAAACTGCTGATGCTGTTTCAATCCGATTATCCCGGCATCAGCATCCCGATGACACCAGTCTATGTGGTGGCCGATCTCGAAGAATTTGGTTTCAACTTCTACAAGCTGATTGGCGGTCGCGATCTGGCCAAACAGGAAGGGCTCGTTTTTAAGCATCTGTTGCGAATGGTGCTGCTTTTGGAAGAATTTGCAGATTGCCCTCCTCCCCATCGAGATCCACAAGCGTGGAGAGATGAGCTTCTCGAACTGGCAACAAGGATTTCGTGGAGCTGCGAGGCGGTGGATCCCCAAAGTACGGAGCAGGCTCTGGCGACCAATGCTGCACGGGATGTACTGCAGGGGGAGACGAGCGATGTTCCCGTGGTGCATGAAATTGAATTGCCACCTCGTCCACCCGGTTTTGGTGAAGCCAATGGTGAAGAGTTGCCTCTGGTCGAAACGACGACTGTGGACAGTTTTGGAGATGGACTAGAGATCGATGGCGAGGAATCGGCATGA
- a CDS encoding HAD family hydrolase — MTQSRHIFFMALAVVGMTTNLLAEEPLPSWNDSAARRAILEYVKSVTTEGSPGFVPVSERIVTFDNDGTLWCEQPMYVQLAFVLDRVQLLADKHPEWRTEEPFRAVIEKDLPALAKLGAKGLTELTMATHAGMTDDEFENIVTDWIRKARHPKFHRPYTECVYQPMLELLAFLRQHEFKTFIVSGGGIEFMRPWAKEVYGIPPEQVIGSSVKLKYELRDGKPVLVRLAELNFIDDQAGKPVGIRQVIGRRPIMAVGNSDGDYEMLEYVTSGPANGSGLIVHHTDAVREFAYDRQSQFGRLDRALTEATSKGWIVIDMQRDWKVIFPASPPSPK, encoded by the coding sequence ATGACACAATCCAGGCACATCTTTTTCATGGCACTGGCGGTGGTGGGGATGACGACAAATTTGCTGGCAGAGGAACCATTACCCTCCTGGAATGACAGTGCAGCACGCCGAGCGATTCTGGAATATGTGAAATCGGTAACGACCGAGGGCTCTCCCGGATTTGTGCCTGTCTCTGAGCGAATTGTCACTTTTGATAACGATGGAACGCTCTGGTGTGAGCAGCCCATGTATGTGCAGTTGGCCTTTGTGCTGGATCGAGTGCAATTGCTGGCAGACAAACATCCCGAGTGGCGGACAGAAGAGCCATTTCGCGCGGTAATCGAGAAAGATCTGCCCGCACTTGCAAAGCTGGGTGCCAAAGGTCTGACAGAACTGACCATGGCCACCCATGCCGGTATGACAGACGACGAGTTCGAAAACATTGTGACCGATTGGATTCGCAAGGCCCGGCACCCGAAGTTTCATCGACCCTACACCGAATGTGTCTATCAGCCGATGCTGGAGCTATTGGCCTTTCTGCGCCAGCACGAGTTCAAGACCTTCATCGTTTCGGGCGGAGGCATCGAATTCATGAGGCCCTGGGCAAAAGAAGTCTATGGGATTCCTCCCGAACAGGTCATTGGCAGCAGTGTGAAACTGAAGTACGAATTGCGCGATGGAAAACCTGTGCTCGTACGTCTCGCAGAACTGAATTTCATTGATGATCAGGCGGGAAAACCGGTGGGAATCCGGCAGGTGATTGGTCGGCGACCAATCATGGCCGTCGGGAATTCCGATGGCGACTACGAAATGCTGGAGTATGTAACATCGGGCCCGGCTAATGGTTCGGGTCTGATTGTGCACCATACAGATGCTGTTCGGGAATTTGCCTACGATCGTCAGTCTCAGTTTGGTCGGTTGGATCGAGCACTGACCGAGGCCACTTCCAAAGGGTGGATCGTGATTGATATGCAGCGCGACTGGAAAGTGATCTTTCCAGCAAGCCCTCCATCACCGAAGTAA